From Actinoplanes oblitus, a single genomic window includes:
- a CDS encoding GatB/YqeY domain-containing protein yields the protein MGTLKDRLTDDLHTAMKSRDELITSTLRMALAAVRTAEVAGDEARELSDDEVLAVLTKEAKKRREAATAFAGAGRADQAAKETAEGEVLDRYLPKQLTDAEIAEIVGQALAAGGFAGKAQMGPAMKAAQAAVAGRAEGGRVAAEVRRQLA from the coding sequence ATGGGAACGTTGAAAGACCGCCTGACCGATGACCTGCACACCGCGATGAAGTCCCGGGACGAGCTGATCACCTCGACGCTGCGGATGGCGCTGGCAGCGGTGCGGACCGCCGAGGTGGCCGGTGACGAGGCCCGCGAGCTCAGCGACGACGAGGTGCTGGCGGTGCTGACCAAGGAGGCGAAGAAGCGTCGCGAGGCGGCCACCGCCTTCGCCGGCGCCGGGCGCGCCGACCAGGCGGCGAAGGAGACCGCCGAGGGCGAGGTCCTCGACCGCTACCTGCCGAAACAGCTGACCGACGCGGAGATCGCCGAGATCGTCGGGCAGGCGCTGGCGGCCGGCGGCTTCGCCGGCAAGGCGCAGATGGGCCCGGCCATGAAGGCGGCCCAGGCCGCCGTCGCGGGCCGGGCCGAGGGCGGCCGGGTGGCTGCCGAGGTGCGCCGCCAGCTGGCCTGA
- a CDS encoding metallophosphoesterase, with amino-acid sequence MRKRSLISAAAALTVAGGAAFAYASLIERNLFTLRRFDVPVLEPDAEPLRILHLSDLHMMPEQRRKQEWVAGLIGTDPDLVIVTGDNMASPYAVPGVLRALEPLLDVPGAFVFGSNDYRGPVWKNPLRYLMPEREYVQGADLPADDLRAAFTDAGWADLNNARTILKAGGRSIELAGVDDPHVERDDYAAVAGSISAGADLHLGVTHTPASRVLDAMAADGFELLLAGHTHGGQVCVPGYGALTTNCDLPTRMAKGLHRWPGSDAWLHVSAGLGTHPTAPVRFACRPEASVLTLIPR; translated from the coding sequence ATGCGTAAGCGCTCCCTTATTTCCGCCGCCGCCGCGCTGACCGTCGCCGGCGGTGCCGCGTTCGCCTATGCCTCGCTCATCGAGCGCAACCTGTTCACGCTCCGGCGCTTCGACGTACCGGTGCTGGAACCGGACGCGGAGCCGCTGCGCATCCTGCATCTGTCCGACCTGCACATGATGCCGGAGCAGCGGCGCAAGCAGGAGTGGGTGGCCGGGCTGATCGGCACCGATCCGGACCTGGTGATCGTCACCGGGGACAACATGGCCTCGCCCTATGCCGTCCCGGGCGTCCTGCGCGCCCTGGAACCGCTGCTCGACGTGCCCGGCGCGTTCGTCTTCGGCTCCAACGACTACCGCGGACCGGTCTGGAAGAACCCGCTGCGGTACCTGATGCCCGAGCGGGAGTACGTGCAGGGCGCCGACCTCCCCGCCGACGACCTGCGCGCCGCGTTCACCGACGCCGGCTGGGCCGACCTGAACAACGCCCGCACCATCCTCAAGGCCGGCGGCCGCTCGATCGAGCTGGCCGGCGTGGACGACCCGCACGTCGAGCGGGACGACTACGCCGCGGTGGCCGGCTCGATCAGCGCCGGCGCCGACCTGCACCTCGGGGTGACCCACACGCCGGCCTCCCGGGTGCTGGACGCGATGGCCGCGGACGGCTTCGAGCTGCTGCTGGCCGGCCACACGCACGGCGGCCAGGTGTGCGTGCCGGGCTACGGCGCGCTGACCACGAACTGCGACCTGCCGACCCGGATGGCCAAGGGGCTGCACCGGTGGCCCGGCTCGGACGCCTGGCTGCACGTCTCGGCCGGGCTGGGCACCCACCCGACCGCCCCGGTCCGCTTCGCCTGCCGCCCGGAGGCGTCGGTGCTCACGCTGATCCCACGCTGA
- the pyrE gene encoding orotate phosphoribosyltransferase, with product MTDSTDLARQVRTVSRLTGEFTLRSGRIANEYFDKYQFEADPVLLDQLAERLAVLIPEGTEVLAGLEMGGIAVVTALARHAGLPTAFVRKEAKKYGTARLAEGAEVAGRRVLVVEDVVTSGGQVVISTGELRKLGAHVDHALCVIDRQEGGAQALADAGITLRALLTRADLDAVAS from the coding sequence GTGACTGACTCCACCGACCTCGCCCGCCAGGTGCGTACCGTGAGCCGCCTGACCGGCGAATTCACCCTGCGCTCCGGCCGCATCGCCAACGAATACTTCGACAAGTACCAGTTCGAGGCCGACCCGGTCCTGCTCGACCAGCTGGCCGAGCGGCTCGCCGTCCTGATCCCGGAGGGCACCGAGGTGCTGGCCGGCCTCGAGATGGGCGGCATCGCCGTGGTCACCGCGCTGGCCCGGCACGCCGGTCTGCCCACCGCGTTCGTCCGCAAGGAGGCGAAGAAGTACGGCACCGCACGCCTCGCCGAGGGCGCCGAGGTGGCCGGCCGCCGCGTGCTGGTCGTCGAGGACGTGGTGACCTCCGGCGGCCAGGTCGTCATCTCCACCGGCGAGCTGCGCAAACTGGGCGCGCACGTGGATCACGCGCTCTGCGTGATCGACCGCCAGGAGGGCGGGGCGCAGGCGCTCGCCGACGCGGGCATCACCCTGCGCGCCCTGCTCACCCGCGCCGACCTGGACGCCGTCGCCTCCTGA
- a CDS encoding aspartate-semialdehyde dehydrogenase, whose protein sequence is MARPTLAVVGATGSVGTVMLDLLSSRRDVWGEIRLIASSRSAGKSLICRGETLPVRDLTAEAFDGVDVAMFDTPDEVAVHWVPIAVSRGAVVVDNSAVFRMEPDVPLVVPEINQELIGERPRGIVSSANCTVAAMIMAVAPLHFEYGLRELVLASYQAASGVGQVGVDTLHDQLTKVAGDRLLGSRPGNVRQAVGDDLGPFPAPLALNVVPWSGAAGPLGWSSEELKLRNESRKILGLPALKVSATCVRVPVVTGHSVAVHAVFAAEVTADGARQVLRNAPGVILVDDPEAGEFPMPIDAVGTDPSWVGRIRRAMDDPRALDFFVTGDNMRKGAALNTVQTAELLAAELSK, encoded by the coding sequence ATGGCGCGGCCGACCCTCGCCGTCGTCGGAGCCACCGGTTCCGTCGGGACCGTCATGCTCGACCTGCTCTCGTCCCGGCGTGACGTCTGGGGCGAGATCCGGCTGATCGCCTCGTCGCGCTCGGCGGGCAAGTCGCTGATCTGCCGCGGGGAGACCCTGCCGGTGCGCGACCTGACCGCCGAGGCGTTCGACGGCGTCGACGTCGCCATGTTCGACACCCCCGACGAGGTGGCCGTGCACTGGGTGCCGATCGCGGTGTCGCGGGGCGCCGTGGTGGTGGACAACTCCGCGGTGTTCCGGATGGAGCCGGACGTCCCGCTGGTGGTGCCCGAGATCAACCAGGAGCTGATCGGCGAGCGGCCGCGCGGCATCGTCTCCAGCGCCAACTGCACGGTCGCCGCGATGATCATGGCGGTCGCCCCGCTGCACTTCGAGTACGGCCTGCGCGAGCTGGTCCTGGCCTCCTACCAGGCCGCTTCCGGGGTCGGCCAGGTCGGCGTCGACACGCTGCACGACCAGCTGACCAAGGTGGCCGGCGACCGGCTGCTCGGCTCCCGCCCGGGCAACGTGCGGCAGGCGGTCGGCGACGACCTCGGCCCGTTCCCGGCCCCGCTGGCGCTCAACGTGGTGCCCTGGTCCGGTGCCGCCGGCCCGCTCGGCTGGTCCTCCGAGGAGCTCAAGCTCCGCAACGAGAGCCGCAAGATCCTCGGCCTGCCGGCCCTCAAGGTCTCCGCGACCTGCGTGCGCGTCCCGGTGGTGACCGGCCACTCGGTCGCCGTGCACGCGGTCTTCGCCGCCGAGGTCACCGCCGACGGCGCCCGCCAGGTGCTGCGCAACGCGCCGGGCGTGATCCTGGTCGACGACCCGGAGGCCGGCGAGTTCCCGATGCCGATCGACGCGGTCGGCACCGACCCGTCCTGGGTCGGCCGGATCCGCCGGGCGATGGACGATCCGCGCGCCCTGGACTTCTTCGTCACCGGCGACAACATGCGCAAGGGCGCCGCCCTGAACACCGTCCAGACCGCCGAACTACTCGCTGCGGAGCTCAGTAAGTGA
- a CDS encoding aspartate kinase has protein sequence MALVVQKYGGSSVANAERIKRVAERIVAARKAGDDVVVVVSAMGDTTDELLDLANQVSPLPPGRELDMLLTSGERISMALLAMAIHNLGYEARSYTGSQAGVLTTSTHGKARIIDVTPGRLRTALDEGAIAIVAGFQGVSQDTKDITTLGRGGSDTTAVALAAALHADVCEIYTDVDGVFTADPRIVPDAQHIKKVTYEEMLELAAGGAKVLMLRCVEYARRFKVPIHVRSSYSNKEGTLVTGSMEDPDVEQALITGVAHDRSEAKITIVGVPDEPGAAGRIFETVAQAEINIDMIVQNVSTEGTGRTDISFTLPKADGPTAMGALDKIKDQIKFKSLLFDDHVGKVSLIGAGMRSHPGVAASFFACIGEAGVNIEMISTSEIRVSVVCRDTDLDTAVRAVHDQFELGGSEEAVVYGGTGR, from the coding sequence GTGGCTCTTGTCGTGCAGAAATACGGTGGTTCGTCGGTGGCGAACGCCGAGCGCATCAAGCGCGTGGCCGAGCGCATCGTGGCCGCCCGCAAGGCGGGCGACGACGTGGTCGTGGTCGTCTCCGCGATGGGCGACACCACCGACGAGTTGTTGGACCTGGCCAACCAGGTCAGCCCGCTGCCGCCCGGCCGCGAACTGGACATGCTGCTCACCTCGGGCGAGCGGATCTCGATGGCGCTGCTCGCCATGGCGATCCACAACCTGGGCTACGAGGCCCGGTCCTACACCGGCTCGCAGGCCGGCGTGCTGACCACCTCGACGCACGGCAAGGCCCGGATCATCGACGTCACCCCCGGCCGCCTGCGGACCGCGCTGGACGAGGGCGCCATCGCCATCGTCGCCGGGTTCCAGGGTGTGTCGCAGGACACCAAGGACATCACCACCCTCGGCCGCGGCGGTTCGGACACCACCGCTGTCGCGCTCGCGGCGGCGCTGCACGCCGACGTCTGCGAGATCTACACCGACGTGGACGGCGTGTTCACCGCCGACCCGCGGATCGTCCCGGACGCCCAGCACATCAAGAAGGTCACCTACGAGGAGATGCTCGAGCTGGCCGCCGGCGGGGCGAAGGTGCTGATGTTGCGATGCGTGGAGTACGCGCGCCGGTTCAAGGTGCCGATCCACGTACGCTCTTCGTACTCGAACAAAGAAGGCACGCTCGTCACCGGATCGATGGAGGACCCCGACGTGGAACAGGCACTTATCACCGGGGTCGCGCACGACCGCAGCGAAGCCAAGATCACGATTGTCGGGGTGCCCGACGAGCCGGGTGCGGCCGGCCGGATCTTCGAGACCGTCGCGCAGGCCGAGATCAACATCGACATGATCGTGCAGAACGTGTCGACCGAGGGCACCGGCCGCACCGACATCTCGTTCACCCTGCCCAAGGCCGACGGCCCGACCGCGATGGGCGCGCTCGACAAGATCAAGGACCAGATCAAGTTCAAGAGCCTGCTCTTCGACGACCACGTGGGCAAGGTGTCGCTGATCGGCGCCGGCATGCGCTCGCACCCGGGTGTCGCGGCCTCGTTCTTCGCCTGCATCGGTGAGGCCGGCGTCAACATCGAGATGATCTCCACGTCGGAGATCCGGGTGTCGGTGGTGTGCCGTGACACCGACCTGGACACCGCGGTCCGCGCCGTGCACGACCAGTTCGAGCTGGGTGGCTCGGAGGAGGCCGTCGTCTACGGCGGTACCGGCCGGTAA
- the leuA gene encoding 2-isopropylmalate synthase: MSNPFETQRPSAMPFQRYESYHKQFSISLPDRRWPSRVVEKAPRWCAVDLRDGNQALIDPMSPERKRRMFMLLVKMGYKEIEVGFPAASQTDFDFVRQLIEQDLIPDDVTIQVLVQCREHLIDRTFESIRGAKRAIVHFYNSTSVLQRRVVFGLDKDGITDIATQGARLCQKYAEIHTPDTEIFYEYSPESYTGTELEYALEICSAVIDVIDPTPARPLIINLPATVEMATPNVYADSIEWMHRNLPRRDSVILSLHPHNDRGTAVAAAELGLLAGADRIEGCLFGNGERTGNVDLVTLGLNLFSQGIDPQVDFANIDEIKRTVEYCNQLPVHERHPYAGDLVYTAFSGSHQDAIKKGFTALQADADAAGVEIDSFTWGVPYLPIDPKDVGRTYEAVIRVNSQSGKGGVAYIMKEEHKLDLPRRLQIEFSGVVQHHTDEEGGEVGPQAMWDIFATEYLVEHQLATAFKVERYSTATVDGKVEIDVEVFHRGVRRPLTGVGNGPIDAFTQAVEPLGIKARVLDYQEHALTSGGDAQAAAYVEVEVGDRAFWGVGIDANIVSASIKAVTSAINRAR; this comes from the coding sequence ATGTCCAACCCCTTTGAGACGCAGCGTCCGAGCGCCATGCCGTTCCAGCGCTACGAGTCGTACCACAAGCAGTTCTCGATCTCGCTGCCCGATCGGCGATGGCCCTCGCGGGTGGTCGAGAAAGCACCGCGCTGGTGCGCTGTCGACCTGCGCGACGGCAACCAGGCGCTGATCGACCCGATGTCACCGGAACGCAAGCGGCGGATGTTCATGCTGCTGGTGAAGATGGGTTACAAGGAGATCGAGGTCGGCTTCCCGGCGGCCAGCCAGACCGACTTCGACTTCGTCCGCCAGCTCATCGAGCAGGACCTGATCCCGGACGACGTCACCATCCAGGTGCTGGTGCAGTGCCGCGAGCACCTGATCGACCGGACCTTCGAGTCGATCCGTGGTGCCAAACGCGCCATCGTGCACTTCTACAACTCGACCTCGGTGCTGCAGCGGCGGGTGGTCTTCGGCCTGGACAAGGACGGGATCACCGACATCGCGACGCAGGGCGCCCGGCTCTGCCAGAAGTACGCCGAGATCCACACCCCGGACACCGAGATCTTCTACGAGTACTCGCCGGAGTCCTACACCGGCACCGAGCTGGAGTACGCGCTGGAGATCTGCTCCGCCGTGATCGACGTGATCGACCCGACCCCGGCCCGGCCGCTGATCATCAATCTGCCGGCCACCGTCGAGATGGCCACGCCGAACGTCTACGCCGACTCGATCGAGTGGATGCACCGCAACCTGCCGCGCCGGGACAGCGTCATCCTGAGCCTGCACCCGCACAACGACCGCGGCACCGCGGTGGCCGCCGCCGAGCTGGGCCTGCTGGCCGGCGCCGACCGGATCGAGGGCTGCCTGTTCGGCAACGGCGAGCGCACCGGCAACGTCGACCTGGTGACCCTGGGGCTGAACCTGTTCTCCCAGGGCATCGACCCGCAGGTGGACTTCGCGAACATCGACGAGATCAAGCGCACCGTCGAGTACTGCAACCAGCTGCCGGTGCACGAGCGGCACCCGTACGCGGGCGACCTGGTCTACACCGCCTTCTCCGGCTCGCACCAGGACGCCATCAAGAAGGGCTTCACCGCGCTGCAGGCCGACGCCGACGCGGCCGGGGTGGAGATCGACTCCTTCACCTGGGGTGTTCCGTACCTGCCGATCGACCCGAAGGACGTGGGCCGCACCTACGAGGCGGTCATCCGGGTGAACTCGCAGTCCGGCAAGGGCGGCGTGGCGTACATCATGAAGGAGGAGCACAAGCTCGACCTGCCGCGGCGGCTGCAGATCGAGTTCTCCGGCGTGGTGCAGCACCACACCGACGAGGAGGGCGGCGAGGTCGGCCCGCAGGCGATGTGGGACATCTTCGCCACGGAGTACCTGGTGGAGCACCAGCTGGCGACCGCGTTCAAGGTCGAGCGCTACAGCACCGCGACGGTGGACGGCAAGGTGGAGATCGACGTCGAGGTGTTCCACCGCGGCGTGCGGCGGCCGCTGACCGGGGTCGGTAACGGCCCGATCGACGCGTTCACCCAGGCCGTCGAGCCGCTGGGGATCAAGGCGCGGGTGCTGGACTACCAGGAGCACGCGCTGACCTCGGGCGGCGACGCGCAGGCCGCGGCGTACGTCGAGGTGGAGGTCGGCGACCGCGCGTTCTGGGGCGTGGGCATCGACGCCAACATCGTCAGCGCCTCGATCAAGGCCGTGACCAGCGCTATCAACCGCGCTCGATGA
- a CDS encoding HNH endonuclease family protein: MPPRNWLPLFLAATLLTGCQTVDAGSPGATTKPATKPAPKPSGNASALLTKLTVVTKTGTMAGYSREKFPHWDSTGKNCDTRDSVLERDGTKVKTSGCNVVAGTWKSFYDGALLNSPTKVDIDHTVPLANAWRSGANKWTTAQREAFANDLDRPQLLAVSATSNRSKGDQDPSTWKPPAKDAWCAYAEDWITVKSYYKLTVTQKEKDALTDMLETCG, encoded by the coding sequence GTGCCCCCACGTAACTGGCTCCCCCTGTTCCTCGCCGCCACCCTCCTGACCGGTTGCCAGACCGTCGACGCCGGCTCGCCCGGCGCCACGACGAAGCCGGCCACCAAGCCGGCCCCCAAGCCGTCGGGCAACGCTTCGGCACTTCTCACCAAACTGACAGTCGTCACCAAGACCGGAACGATGGCCGGTTACAGCCGGGAGAAGTTCCCGCACTGGGACAGCACCGGCAAGAACTGCGACACCCGCGACTCGGTGCTCGAGCGCGACGGCACCAAGGTGAAGACCTCCGGGTGCAACGTCGTGGCCGGCACCTGGAAGAGCTTCTACGACGGCGCCCTGCTCAACTCGCCGACCAAGGTGGACATCGACCACACCGTGCCGCTGGCCAACGCGTGGCGGTCGGGGGCGAACAAGTGGACCACCGCCCAGCGCGAGGCGTTCGCCAACGACCTGGACCGCCCGCAGCTGCTCGCGGTCTCGGCCACCTCCAACCGCTCGAAGGGCGACCAGGACCCGTCCACCTGGAAGCCACCGGCCAAGGACGCCTGGTGTGCGTACGCCGAGGACTGGATCACGGTGAAGAGCTACTACAAGCTGACCGTGACGCAGAAGGAGAAGGACGCCCTCACCGACATGCTGGAGACATGCGGATGA
- a CDS encoding beta-N-acetylhexosaminidase produces MRRKLLTGLTVGGVLLLPLVSTVASAANPPAPGPITLDRVVPAPAVVVPSDAAPFELTATTVITATEAARPVAERLAATLRPATGFSLPVRSAGVTTVDLRLNPVADPWFGDEGYQLEIDTTGVALRANRPAGLFAGLQTLRQLLPPAIEAISVRHEHWTIPAGVIRDRPRYAYRGAMLDLARHFHPPADVKRYIDEISRLKINYLHLHLADDQGWRIEIDSWPLLTAVGGGPGTGVRGIGGGYLTQPEYRDLVRYAADRYVTIVPEIDMPGHVNAAQVAYPELTCAGVAPRQRIDIRVGYSSLCTSKEITYRFAEDVIRQLAALTPGRYLHIGGDEAMSTPHADYVAFEQRILPLVAKYGKTAYGWHEIAAAPAATGAVIQYWAVTRDRPEIASAAAAGAKVILSPADRAYLDMQYDLLTPGGLHWAGTIEVRTAYDWDPGGWAHGVPAGAVLGVEAPLWSETLRDYGDVEFQAFPRLAAIAELGWSPWATHDWLAFRDRLGAYGERWTRRGVHFHRSSEVRWS; encoded by the coding sequence GTGCGCCGCAAGCTGCTCACCGGCCTGACCGTCGGCGGAGTCCTGCTGCTGCCGCTCGTCTCGACCGTCGCGTCGGCGGCGAATCCTCCGGCGCCCGGGCCGATCACCCTGGACCGGGTCGTCCCGGCGCCGGCCGTGGTCGTACCGTCGGACGCCGCGCCCTTCGAACTCACCGCGACCACGGTGATCACCGCGACCGAGGCCGCCCGGCCGGTCGCCGAGCGGCTGGCCGCGACGTTGCGCCCGGCCACCGGCTTCTCCCTGCCGGTCCGCAGCGCCGGGGTCACCACCGTCGACCTCCGGCTCAATCCCGTCGCCGACCCCTGGTTCGGCGACGAGGGCTATCAGCTGGAGATCGACACCACGGGCGTGGCGCTGCGCGCCAACCGCCCGGCCGGCCTCTTCGCCGGTCTGCAGACGTTGCGGCAGTTGCTTCCCCCGGCGATCGAAGCGATTTCGGTACGCCATGAGCACTGGACCATCCCGGCCGGGGTGATCCGCGACCGCCCTCGCTACGCCTACCGTGGCGCGATGCTCGACCTGGCCCGGCACTTCCACCCGCCGGCCGACGTGAAGCGCTACATCGACGAGATCAGCCGCCTCAAGATCAACTATCTGCATCTGCACCTCGCCGACGACCAGGGCTGGCGGATCGAGATCGACAGCTGGCCGCTGCTGACCGCCGTCGGCGGCGGCCCGGGCACCGGCGTGCGCGGGATCGGCGGCGGGTACCTGACCCAGCCGGAGTACCGCGACCTGGTGCGTTACGCCGCCGATCGGTACGTGACGATCGTTCCGGAAATCGACATGCCGGGGCACGTCAACGCGGCACAGGTCGCCTACCCCGAGCTGACCTGCGCCGGTGTGGCGCCGCGGCAGCGGATCGACATCCGGGTCGGCTACAGCTCGCTCTGCACGAGCAAGGAGATCACCTACCGGTTCGCCGAGGACGTGATCCGGCAGCTGGCCGCCCTGACGCCGGGTCGGTACCTGCACATCGGCGGGGACGAGGCGATGTCCACCCCGCACGCCGACTATGTCGCGTTCGAGCAGCGGATCCTGCCGCTCGTGGCGAAGTACGGCAAGACGGCGTACGGGTGGCACGAGATCGCCGCCGCGCCGGCCGCGACCGGCGCGGTGATCCAGTACTGGGCGGTCACCCGGGACCGTCCGGAGATCGCCTCGGCCGCCGCCGCTGGGGCGAAGGTGATCCTCTCCCCCGCCGACCGCGCCTACCTCGACATGCAGTACGACCTGCTCACCCCGGGCGGCCTGCACTGGGCCGGGACGATCGAGGTGCGGACCGCGTACGACTGGGATCCGGGCGGGTGGGCACACGGCGTGCCGGCCGGCGCGGTCCTGGGCGTGGAGGCGCCACTGTGGTCGGAGACGCTGCGCGATTACGGCGACGTGGAGTTCCAGGCGTTTCCCCGGCTGGCCGCGATCGCCGAGCTGGGCTGGTCACCCTGGGCGACGCACGACTGGCTGGCGTTCCGCGACCGGCTCGGCGCTTACGGCGAACGCTGGACCCGCCGTGGCGTTCACTTTCACCGTTCTTCTGAGGTCCGCTGGTCGTGA